The bacterium genome includes a window with the following:
- the fliJ gene encoding flagellar export protein FliJ: MPSFRFRLQRLLEVRKHFEELLISELAVSKRRYLNEEEVLNSLKELVGVNLKRLKKKQERITSVEEIILSYHYLNQLDHQIIIQKESLKKIQEEINLITEKLIKASQKKKVVEKLKERRLDEHKKLLEKIEQGVLDEVGINLHLRRKR; this comes from the coding sequence TTGCCAAGTTTTAGATTTAGACTCCAAAGGTTATTAGAAGTAAGAAAACATTTTGAAGAATTATTAATAAGTGAGTTAGCCGTATCTAAAAGAAGATATTTAAATGAAGAAGAAGTCTTAAATAGTTTAAAAGAGTTAGTAGGGGTTAATCTTAAAAGGTTAAAGAAAAAGCAAGAGAGAATAACCTCAGTTGAAGAAATTATTTTATCCTATCATTATCTCAACCAATTAGATCACCAAATAATTATCCAAAAAGAGAGTTTAAAGAAAATTCAAGAGGAGATTAACTTAATTACGGAAAAACTAATTAAAGCTTCTCAAAAAAAGAAAGTTGTAGAAAAATTAAAGGAAAGACGATTAGATGAACATAAGAAATTATTAGAGAAAATAGAACAAGGTGTTCTTGATGAGGTAGGGATAAATCTTCACCTTCGAAGAAAAAGATAA
- the fliI gene encoding flagellar protein export ATPase FliI, whose amino-acid sequence MGYLVKKYASVIDNLDPIRKYGKIRQIIGLVIEADGPPSKIGEICLIKISPFSYLRSEVVGFKDNKVLLMPLGSMEGVGPGFEVIATGKPLMVKVGKELKGRILNGLGEFIDGKGSIKGEAEYPILNEPSDPLLRRRITEPLSLGVKALDGILTIGKGQRVGIFSGSGVGKSVLMGMIARNTKASVNVIALVGERGREVRDFIEKDLGEEGLSRSVVVIATSDKPPLIRIRGAYVATAIAEYFRDKGYDVMLMMDSVTRFARSQREVGLSIGEPPATRGFTPSVFSLLPKLLERSGTSKSGSITGLYTVLVDADDMNEPIADTVRGILDGHIVLSRELAIHNHYPAVDILESISRVMVDIVSKAHLQNARKLKEIVATMKDAQDLINIGAYVKGSNSKIDYALTMIDQINGFLRQDIYEKANFKDTIDALLEMFEEERR is encoded by the coding sequence ATGGGTTATTTGGTAAAAAAATATGCCTCAGTTATAGATAATCTTGATCCTATCCGTAAATATGGAAAGATTCGGCAAATAATTGGACTGGTAATTGAAGCGGACGGACCTCCTTCTAAAATTGGAGAGATTTGCTTAATTAAGATTTCTCCTTTTAGTTACCTGAGATCTGAAGTAGTAGGGTTTAAAGATAATAAAGTCTTACTGATGCCTTTAGGAAGCATGGAAGGAGTTGGACCTGGTTTTGAAGTAATTGCTACCGGAAAACCCTTGATGGTAAAAGTGGGAAAAGAACTAAAAGGAAGAATCTTAAATGGCTTAGGCGAGTTTATAGATGGAAAAGGTTCTATCAAGGGAGAAGCAGAGTATCCCATATTAAATGAACCATCTGACCCTTTGCTTCGACGAAGGATTACCGAGCCTCTCTCTTTAGGAGTGAAAGCTTTGGATGGTATCTTAACGATAGGAAAAGGCCAAAGAGTAGGAATTTTTTCTGGAAGTGGAGTAGGAAAGAGTGTTTTAATGGGTATGATTGCTAGAAATACTAAAGCTTCAGTCAATGTCATTGCTTTAGTTGGAGAAAGAGGAAGAGAAGTTCGGGACTTTATAGAAAAAGACTTAGGTGAAGAAGGTCTCAGTCGTTCCGTAGTAGTTATAGCGACATCAGATAAACCTCCTTTAATTAGAATACGGGGTGCTTATGTAGCTACCGCGATTGCTGAATATTTTCGAGATAAGGGGTATGATGTGATGTTAATGATGGACTCGGTAACCCGGTTTGCTCGATCGCAAAGAGAAGTAGGTTTGTCTATTGGAGAGCCTCCCGCCACGAGAGGTTTTACTCCTTCGGTGTTTTCGCTACTGCCTAAGCTTTTAGAAAGGTCTGGAACCTCTAAAAGCGGAAGCATTACCGGTCTCTATACGGTCTTAGTCGATGCTGATGATATGAATGAACCTATTGCCGATACCGTCAGGGGTATTTTAGATGGACATATTGTTTTATCTCGCGAATTAGCTATCCATAATCACTATCCAGCCGTTGATATCTTAGAAAGTATCAGCCGAGTGATGGTTGATATTGTGTCTAAAGCTCATCTTCAAAATGCCCGAAAGCTGAAAGAAATTGTCGCGACCATGAAAGATGCTCAAGATTTAATTAATATAGGTGCTTATGTCAAAGGAAGTAATTCCAAGATAGATTATGCCTTGACAATGATAGATCAAATTAATGGATTTTTAAGGCAAGATATTTATGAAAAGGCTAACTTTAAAGATACCATTGATGCTCTTTTAGAGATGTTCGAAGAAGAAAGAAGATAA
- a CDS encoding lytic transglycosylase domain-containing protein gives MIESIENVLSRMQEIRDRFCPYSSSGENDSFNGSFKEILEENIDNRENLPQNTKLESKFDNIIEKKASQYQVDPKLVKAVIKVESNFNPRAVSPKGAMGLMQLITSTAKDLKVEDVFNPEENIEGGVKYLKSLLEDFNQNLPLALAAYNAGPKRVKDARGIPNIKETQDYVKRVLELYQM, from the coding sequence ATGATTGAAAGTATTGAGAATGTTTTAAGCCGGATGCAAGAGATACGAGATAGATTTTGTCCTTATTCTTCGTCAGGAGAAAATGATAGTTTTAATGGTAGTTTTAAAGAGATATTAGAAGAGAATATTGATAATCGAGAGAACCTTCCTCAGAATACTAAGTTAGAGAGCAAGTTTGATAATATCATTGAAAAAAAAGCTTCTCAATATCAAGTAGATCCTAAATTAGTTAAAGCTGTCATTAAAGTAGAATCAAACTTTAATCCTCGAGCTGTTTCACCTAAAGGAGCCATGGGATTAATGCAACTTATTACTTCTACCGCTAAAGATTTAAAAGTAGAAGATGTCTTTAATCCAGAAGAGAATATTGAAGGAGGAGTAAAATACCTTAAGTCCTTATTAGAAGATTTTAACCAAAATTTACCTTTAGCTTTAGCTGCTTATAATGCTGGACCTAAAAGAGTTAAAGATGCCAGAGGAATTCCCAACATAAAAGAGACTCAAGATTATGTCAAGAGAGTCTTAGAACTATATCAGATGTAA